From a single Nocardioides panacis genomic region:
- a CDS encoding ABC transporter ATP-binding protein gives MASVTFDNAQRMYPGAEKPAVDNLNLEIADGEFLVLVGPSGCGKSTSLRMLAGLEEVTDGHIRIGDRDVTHLPPKERDIAMVFQNYALYPHMTVAENMAFSLKMAKVPKDERLERVKEAAKLLDLTEYLERKPKALSGGQRQRVAMGRAIVRQPQVFCMDEPLSNLDAKLRVSTRTQIAALQQRLGVTTVYVTHDQVEAMTMGDRVAVLKDGILQQVDTPLNLYDKPSNLFVAGFIGSPAMNLLRAHNVDGHAKLGDIEVPIDRDAAGQAHGDITIGVRPESWRIVGEGEGIPVKVTVVEELGADGFVYGTSGAEGTPDQVIVRIDARRSHHKGETIYVTTDPSTVHVFDTESGKRLSK, from the coding sequence ATGGCTTCCGTAACGTTCGACAACGCACAGAGGATGTACCCCGGGGCCGAGAAGCCCGCCGTGGACAACCTCAACCTCGAGATCGCGGACGGCGAGTTCCTCGTCCTCGTCGGCCCCTCCGGCTGTGGCAAGTCCACCAGCCTGCGGATGCTCGCCGGCCTGGAGGAGGTCACCGACGGTCACATCCGCATCGGTGACCGCGACGTGACGCACCTGCCTCCCAAGGAGCGGGACATCGCGATGGTGTTCCAGAACTACGCGCTCTACCCGCACATGACGGTGGCGGAGAACATGGCGTTCTCGCTGAAGATGGCCAAGGTGCCCAAGGACGAGCGCCTCGAGCGCGTCAAGGAGGCTGCCAAGCTCCTCGACCTCACCGAGTACCTCGAGCGCAAGCCCAAGGCGCTCTCCGGCGGCCAGCGCCAGCGCGTCGCCATGGGCCGCGCGATCGTCCGCCAGCCGCAGGTCTTCTGCATGGACGAGCCGCTGTCGAACCTCGACGCCAAGCTCCGGGTCTCCACCCGCACGCAGATCGCCGCCCTGCAGCAGCGCCTCGGCGTCACGACCGTCTACGTCACCCACGACCAGGTCGAGGCCATGACGATGGGCGACCGGGTGGCGGTCCTCAAGGACGGCATCCTGCAGCAGGTCGACACCCCGCTGAACCTCTACGACAAGCCGTCCAACCTGTTCGTCGCCGGCTTCATCGGCTCGCCGGCCATGAACCTGCTGCGGGCGCACAACGTCGACGGGCACGCCAAGCTCGGTGACATCGAGGTGCCGATCGACCGCGACGCGGCCGGCCAGGCCCACGGCGACATCACCATCGGGGTGCGTCCCGAGTCGTGGCGCATCGTCGGCGAGGGCGAGGGCATCCCGGTCAAGGTGACCGTCGTCGAGGAGCTCGGCGCGGACGGCTTCGTCTACGGCACCAGCGGCGCCGAGGGCACGCCCGACCAGGTGATCGTGCGGATCGACGCACGGCGCAGCCACCACAAGGGCGAGACGATCTACGTCACCACCGACCCCTCGACGGTGCACGTGTTCGACACCGAGTCCGGGAAGCGCCTGTCCAAGTAG
- a CDS encoding WS/DGAT/MGAT family O-acyltransferase, translating to MRQLTALDAQFLNVESPTTVGHVGSLIVLDPSTAPGGVWNLDTVRDVFEPRLHLAAPLRQRLVEVPLGLGRPYWVDDPHFDIEFHLRELALPAPGTREQLGEQVARIHARQLDRSRPLWEAYVITGLEDGRAAFYSKIHHSAIDGVSGAEILETIMDVTVEPRDVPGEEADFVPRAMPSTVNLVRRGVRQMVVNPLELLQRVPRTLRYVDRLPGAANFPGTHLVSEGAALVGRLLGEESRPELHTRELRAPRTPLNGTITAHRRFAFGSLPLSDVKTVKNHFGMTVNDVVMALTAAALRRWLLDHDALPGTPLVAAVPVSIRTEDQAGSLGNQVSVMLAELPTHLGDPHERMAFMRESMADAKRAFDAVPASLLQDVSALVPTALSGLAARALFRLATVPGVLFNLFVSNVPGPQLPLFIAGARVEGIYPVSAVTDITGGLNITLFSYDGSLDFGLIACREMVPDVWHLIGYLEDAMAEMVALVPAAPPGTAAATKATATKATATKATVKKATVKKAGRSPVKKVAAKKVTAKRGRPPA from the coding sequence ATGCGCCAGCTGACGGCACTCGACGCGCAGTTCCTCAACGTCGAGTCACCCACCACGGTGGGGCACGTCGGGAGCCTGATCGTCCTCGACCCCTCCACTGCCCCTGGCGGCGTCTGGAACCTGGACACCGTCCGGGACGTCTTCGAGCCCCGGCTGCACCTCGCCGCGCCGCTCCGGCAGCGCCTGGTCGAGGTGCCGCTGGGGCTCGGTCGTCCCTACTGGGTCGACGACCCGCACTTCGACATCGAGTTCCACCTGCGCGAGCTGGCGCTGCCCGCGCCGGGCACCCGCGAGCAGCTCGGCGAGCAGGTCGCGCGGATCCACGCCCGCCAGCTCGACCGCAGTCGCCCGCTCTGGGAGGCCTACGTCATCACCGGCCTCGAGGACGGTCGCGCGGCGTTCTACTCCAAGATCCACCACTCCGCGATCGACGGCGTCTCCGGCGCCGAGATCCTCGAGACGATCATGGACGTCACCGTCGAGCCCCGCGACGTACCCGGCGAGGAGGCGGACTTCGTCCCGCGGGCGATGCCCTCGACGGTCAACCTGGTCCGCCGCGGCGTGCGGCAGATGGTGGTCAACCCCCTCGAGCTGCTGCAGCGGGTGCCCCGCACCCTGCGGTACGTCGACCGGCTGCCCGGCGCGGCGAACTTCCCGGGCACCCACCTGGTCAGCGAGGGCGCCGCGCTCGTCGGGCGCCTGCTCGGCGAGGAGAGCCGGCCCGAGCTGCACACCCGCGAGCTGAGGGCCCCGCGCACCCCGTTGAACGGCACGATCACCGCGCATCGCCGGTTCGCCTTCGGGTCCCTCCCGCTGTCGGACGTGAAGACCGTCAAGAACCACTTCGGGATGACCGTCAACGACGTGGTGATGGCCCTGACCGCCGCCGCCCTGCGGCGCTGGCTGCTCGACCACGACGCGCTTCCGGGCACCCCGCTGGTCGCCGCCGTGCCGGTGTCGATCCGCACCGAGGACCAGGCCGGATCGCTGGGCAACCAGGTGTCGGTGATGCTGGCCGAGCTGCCCACCCACCTCGGCGACCCCCACGAGCGCATGGCGTTCATGCGGGAGTCGATGGCGGACGCGAAGCGGGCGTTCGACGCCGTACCCGCCTCGCTGCTGCAGGACGTCTCCGCGCTGGTCCCCACGGCACTGTCCGGCCTGGCCGCCCGGGCGCTGTTCCGGCTCGCCACCGTGCCCGGGGTGCTCTTCAACCTGTTCGTGAGCAACGTGCCCGGCCCGCAGCTGCCGCTGTTCATCGCCGGCGCCCGCGTCGAGGGGATCTACCCGGTCTCGGCGGTCACCGACATCACCGGCGGGCTGAACATCACGCTGTTCTCCTACGACGGGTCCCTGGACTTCGGGCTGATCGCCTGCCGGGAGATGGTCCCGGACGTGTGGCACCTGATCGGCTACCTCGAGGACGCGATGGCCGAGATGGTCGCCCTGGTGCCCGCCGCCCCGCCCGGCACGGCGGCCGCCACGAAGGCGACCGCCACGAAGGCGACCGCCACGAAGGCGACCGTGAAGAAGGCGACGGTCAAGAAGGCGGGTCGGAGCCCGGTCAAGAAGGTGGCGGCCAAGAAGGTCACCGCGAAGCGCGGTCGGCCACCCGCCTGA
- a CDS encoding alpha/beta fold hydrolase produces the protein MSSPSSQASAAVPDGASPEQYAALPNGLELCYQTFGDRTGEPLLLVMGLGGPMTWWSPAFCRALADRGFFVIRYDNRDTGRSSRAPGRVTRRLLVQSFVGPSRTRPRPPYTLDDLAEDGFGLLDHLGLESAHVVGISMGGMIVQTMALLRPDRVRSLTSIMSTTGRRTVGWQDPRLLPRLLERPAVTRKAYVDGSARFWAVIGSSVYPDTEQAVRDRAAETWDRGVSAAGVARQMIAIVSQPDRTARLREITVPTLVIHGLADKMVHVSGGRATSRAIPGSELLLVPGMGHDLPEQLHDTFADAIRRVADRASR, from the coding sequence ATGTCCTCCCCCTCGTCGCAGGCCTCGGCCGCGGTCCCGGACGGTGCCTCTCCCGAGCAGTACGCCGCCCTCCCGAACGGCCTCGAGCTCTGCTACCAGACCTTCGGTGACCGCACCGGCGAGCCGCTGCTGCTGGTGATGGGCCTCGGCGGCCCGATGACCTGGTGGAGCCCGGCGTTCTGCCGCGCGCTGGCCGACCGCGGGTTCTTCGTGATCCGCTACGACAACCGCGACACCGGCCGGTCCTCGCGGGCCCCGGGCCGGGTGACCCGCCGGCTGCTCGTGCAGTCCTTCGTCGGGCCGTCCCGCACGCGCCCCCGGCCGCCGTACACGCTCGACGACCTGGCCGAGGACGGCTTCGGGCTGCTGGACCACCTCGGCCTGGAGTCCGCGCACGTCGTCGGCATCTCGATGGGCGGCATGATCGTCCAGACGATGGCGCTGCTGCGGCCCGACCGGGTCCGGTCGCTGACCTCGATCATGTCCACCACCGGCCGCCGCACGGTCGGCTGGCAGGACCCGCGGCTGCTCCCCCGCCTGCTGGAGCGGCCCGCGGTCACCCGCAAGGCGTACGTCGACGGCTCGGCCCGGTTCTGGGCGGTCATCGGCTCGTCGGTCTACCCCGACACCGAGCAGGCGGTGCGCGACCGGGCCGCGGAGACCTGGGACCGCGGGGTGAGCGCCGCCGGGGTCGCCCGGCAGATGATCGCGATCGTCTCGCAGCCCGACCGGACGGCGCGGTTGCGGGAGATCACCGTGCCCACCCTGGTGATCCACGGCCTGGCCGACAAGATGGTGCACGTCTCGGGCGGCCGGGCCACCTCGCGCGCGATCCCCGGCTCCGAGCTGCTGCTGGTGCCCGGGATGGGCCACGACCTCCCCGAGCAGCTGCACGACACGTTCGCGGACGCGATCAGGCGGGTGGCCGACCGCGCTTCGCGGTGA
- a CDS encoding esterase/lipase family protein, giving the protein MGSPVGSFLCPPGYAGPSGLRAIAREGSAMTEAARFVRRSAQDRLRRRDTPYAMRVPEPGLEPVVLVPGFLAGDGSLALMSRHLRGLGYRTYRSTMHANVGCTREASEVLEQRIEAIATKRGRKVTIVGHSLGGLMARGLAARRPDLVDGIVTLGSPVLAPGAAHPILLFDLKVLNRLQRAGLGRVMGEDCTSGACAQVSWEQSRVPLVRGLYFTSVFSRRDGIVDWRSCLDPQAKTVEVATSHLGMAFDPVVLDIVAASLAAHRARRTRALSQPARWSAGPDASVG; this is encoded by the coding sequence GTGGGCTCACCCGTGGGATCGTTCCTCTGCCCGCCCGGCTACGCCGGGCCGTCCGGCCTGCGCGCGATCGCGCGGGAGGGCAGCGCGATGACGGAGGCCGCCCGGTTCGTCCGGCGCAGCGCCCAGGACCGGTTGCGTCGCCGCGACACGCCCTACGCGATGCGCGTCCCGGAGCCCGGCCTCGAGCCGGTGGTGCTGGTGCCCGGGTTCCTGGCCGGCGACGGCAGCCTCGCGCTGATGTCCCGCCACCTGCGCGGCCTCGGCTACCGCACCTACCGCTCCACGATGCACGCCAACGTGGGCTGCACCCGCGAGGCCTCCGAGGTGCTCGAGCAGCGCATCGAGGCGATCGCCACCAAGCGCGGCCGCAAGGTGACGATCGTGGGACACAGCCTCGGCGGCCTGATGGCCCGCGGCCTGGCCGCGCGGCGCCCGGACCTCGTCGACGGCATCGTCACGCTGGGCAGCCCGGTCCTCGCGCCCGGGGCCGCGCACCCGATCCTGCTGTTCGACCTCAAGGTGCTCAACCGGCTGCAGCGCGCCGGACTGGGCCGGGTGATGGGGGAGGACTGCACCTCCGGCGCGTGCGCGCAGGTGAGCTGGGAGCAGTCCCGCGTCCCGCTGGTCCGGGGGCTGTACTTCACCTCGGTGTTCTCCCGGCGCGACGGCATCGTCGACTGGCGCAGCTGCCTGGACCCGCAGGCCAAGACCGTCGAGGTGGCCACCAGCCACCTCGGGATGGCGTTCGACCCGGTCGTCCTGGACATCGTGGCCGCGTCGCTGGCCGCGCACCGGGCCCGCCGGACCCGCGCGCTCAGCCAGCCGGCCAGGTGGTCGGCAGGTCCTGACGCGTCGGTGGGTTAG
- a CDS encoding carbohydrate kinase family protein, with the protein MTTFLVVGESLVDVVVPSDGSPRHDAVGGSCLNVAVGLARLDVPTTLVTLLGDDALGRLCADFVRASGVTLSEGSVVPGRTTSTATAHLDEQHSATYDFDLVWDLPAQELPDDLLGIHVGSLGASLQPGRAAVVDLVRRAVEDDVFVSYDPNIRPAFLDDREAAWADVVEIARLARLVKLSDEDLRLLRPDTPEEDVCRELLSGTDTELVILTRGAEGAVAFTDGATLPVPAPPTDLVDSVGAGDSFMAATLAMLCDWGVVADGEGAVRALDDDRVRLLVRGAATAAAVTCSRRGANPPTRQDLPTTWPAG; encoded by the coding sequence ATGACCACGTTCCTGGTGGTCGGCGAGTCCCTCGTCGACGTCGTGGTGCCCTCCGACGGCAGCCCCCGGCACGACGCGGTCGGCGGCTCCTGCCTCAACGTCGCGGTCGGTCTCGCCCGGCTCGACGTCCCCACCACCCTGGTCACCCTGCTCGGTGACGACGCCCTGGGCCGGCTCTGCGCCGACTTCGTCCGGGCCAGCGGCGTGACGCTGTCGGAGGGCTCGGTGGTCCCCGGGCGCACGACGAGCACCGCGACGGCGCACCTCGACGAGCAGCACTCCGCGACGTACGACTTCGACCTGGTGTGGGACCTGCCCGCCCAGGAGCTGCCCGACGACCTGCTCGGCATCCACGTGGGCTCGCTGGGCGCGTCCCTGCAGCCGGGGCGCGCCGCGGTCGTCGACCTGGTCCGGCGGGCCGTCGAGGACGACGTGTTCGTGAGCTACGACCCCAACATCCGCCCGGCCTTCCTCGACGACCGCGAGGCGGCGTGGGCCGACGTGGTGGAGATCGCCCGCCTCGCCCGGCTGGTGAAGCTCTCCGACGAGGACCTGCGGCTGCTGCGCCCGGACACCCCGGAGGAGGACGTCTGCCGCGAGCTGCTGTCCGGCACCGACACCGAGCTGGTGATCCTCACCCGCGGTGCGGAGGGTGCGGTGGCGTTCACGGACGGCGCGACGCTGCCCGTGCCCGCGCCGCCGACCGACCTGGTCGACTCGGTGGGCGCCGGCGACTCGTTCATGGCGGCGACGCTCGCGATGCTGTGCGACTGGGGCGTGGTCGCCGACGGCGAGGGCGCCGTGCGCGCGCTGGACGACGACCGGGTGCGGCTGCTGGTCCGGGGCGCCGCGACGGCCGCCGCGGTGACGTGCTCGCGGCGCGGGGCTAACCCACCGACGCGTCAGGACCTGCCGACCACCTGGCCGGCTGGCTGA
- the glpX gene encoding class II fructose-bisphosphatase: MSDATPLSTGLSAAHEAPDRNLALELVRVTEAAAMAAGRWVGRGDKNGADGVAVNAMRTLISTVGMRGVVVIGEGEKDNAPMLFNGEHVGDGTGPECDVAVDPIDGTTLAAKGMANAIAVMAVAPRGSMYDPSAVFYMEKLVTGPEAADAVDIRYPVAENVHQVAKAKGSSPEDVTVVVLDRPRHAGLVDEIRATGARIKFITDGDVAGAIMAAREGTGIDLLLGVGGTPEGIITACAMKCLGGVIQGRLWPKDDEERQRALDAGHDLDPDHVLGTDDLVTGDDVFFVATGITDGELMQGVRYRAGGASTHSLVMRSRSGTIRSITSDHKLQKLKAYAAVDFGRQG, translated from the coding sequence ATGTCTGACGCCACCCCGCTGTCGACCGGCCTCTCCGCCGCCCACGAGGCACCGGACCGGAACCTCGCCCTCGAGCTCGTGCGTGTCACCGAGGCCGCCGCGATGGCCGCGGGCCGGTGGGTCGGCCGGGGCGACAAGAACGGTGCCGACGGGGTCGCGGTGAACGCGATGCGCACCCTGATCTCGACCGTCGGCATGCGCGGCGTGGTGGTGATCGGCGAGGGCGAGAAGGACAACGCCCCGATGCTGTTCAACGGCGAGCACGTCGGCGACGGCACCGGTCCCGAGTGCGACGTGGCCGTCGACCCGATCGACGGCACCACGCTGGCCGCCAAGGGCATGGCCAACGCGATCGCCGTCATGGCGGTGGCCCCGCGCGGCTCGATGTACGACCCGTCCGCGGTGTTCTACATGGAGAAGCTGGTCACCGGCCCGGAGGCCGCCGACGCCGTGGACATCCGCTACCCGGTCGCCGAGAACGTCCACCAGGTCGCCAAGGCCAAGGGCAGCTCCCCCGAGGACGTGACCGTCGTGGTCCTCGACCGGCCGCGGCACGCCGGGCTGGTCGACGAGATCCGGGCCACCGGCGCCCGCATCAAGTTCATCACCGACGGCGACGTGGCCGGCGCCATCATGGCCGCCCGCGAGGGCACCGGCATCGACCTGCTGCTCGGCGTCGGCGGCACCCCCGAGGGCATCATCACCGCCTGCGCGATGAAGTGCCTCGGCGGCGTGATCCAGGGCCGGCTCTGGCCCAAGGACGACGAGGAGCGGCAGCGGGCCCTCGACGCCGGGCACGACCTGGACCCCGACCACGTGCTCGGCACCGACGACCTGGTCACCGGTGACGACGTGTTCTTCGTGGCCACCGGCATCACCGACGGCGAGCTGATGCAGGGCGTGCGCTACCGCGCCGGGGGCGCCAGCACGCACTCCCTGGTGATGCGCTCGCGCAGCGGCACCATCCGGTCGATCACCTCCGACCACAAGCTGCAGAAGCTCAAGGCGTACGCCGCCGTCGACTTCGGCCGGCAGGGATGA
- a CDS encoding ABC transporter ATP-binding protein: protein MSPYLDAHVVVRRPGHTLDVRLTAERGDVVAVIGPNGAGKSTLVRALAGVVPLDDGRVVCDGETWDAPATRTEIRSRGIGMVFQKEMLFPHLTALGNVAFGPRSRGVRRRAAEERALAWLARLGVEDLAGRRPAQLSGGQAQRVAIARALVTEPRLLLLDEPLSSLDVGVAMALRLELSRHLADFDGVSLLVTHDALDAMTVANRVLVIDDGRVAQDGTPAEVARQPATDHVARLVGLNVLRGTSAGTSIRLADGTTLVSTTPARGEVRACFSPSAVTLTVGEPHGSARNRWPGRVTSVAPHGSAVRVHVDAAAGLIADVTPASASQLGVVPGAEVWATVKATEVSVYGGQ from the coding sequence GTGAGCCCCTACCTCGACGCGCACGTCGTGGTCCGCCGGCCCGGGCACACCCTCGACGTGCGGCTGACCGCCGAGCGCGGGGACGTGGTCGCCGTGATCGGCCCCAACGGCGCCGGCAAGTCCACGCTGGTGCGCGCGCTGGCCGGCGTCGTACCCCTGGACGACGGGCGGGTGGTCTGCGACGGGGAGACCTGGGACGCTCCGGCCACGCGCACCGAGATCCGGAGCCGCGGGATCGGGATGGTCTTCCAGAAGGAGATGCTGTTCCCGCACCTCACCGCGCTGGGCAACGTCGCGTTCGGCCCGCGCAGCCGCGGCGTCCGCCGCCGGGCCGCCGAGGAGCGGGCCCTGGCCTGGCTGGCCCGGCTCGGCGTCGAGGACCTCGCGGGCCGGCGGCCCGCCCAGCTGTCCGGCGGCCAGGCCCAGCGGGTCGCGATCGCCCGGGCCCTGGTCACCGAGCCGCGGCTGCTGCTGCTCGACGAGCCGCTGTCCTCCCTCGACGTGGGCGTCGCGATGGCGCTGCGCCTGGAGCTGTCGCGGCACCTCGCGGACTTCGACGGCGTCTCGCTGCTGGTCACCCACGACGCCCTCGACGCCATGACGGTGGCCAACCGGGTGCTGGTCATCGACGACGGCCGGGTCGCCCAGGACGGCACCCCCGCCGAGGTCGCCCGGCAGCCCGCCACCGACCACGTGGCCCGGCTGGTCGGGCTCAACGTGCTCCGCGGCACCAGCGCCGGTACGTCGATCCGGCTGGCCGACGGAACGACGCTGGTCTCGACCACCCCGGCCCGCGGCGAGGTCAGAGCCTGCTTCAGCCCCTCGGCGGTCACGCTGACGGTCGGGGAGCCGCACGGATCGGCCCGGAACCGCTGGCCGGGCCGGGTCACGTCGGTCGCCCCGCACGGCTCGGCGGTGCGGGTGCACGTCGACGCGGCCGCCGGGCTGATCGCCGACGTCACCCCCGCGTCCGCCTCGCAACTCGGCGTCGTACCCGGTGCGGAGGTGTGGGCGACGGTCAAGGCCACCGAGGTCTCGGTCTACGGCGGGCAGTGA
- a CDS encoding ABC transporter permease, with protein sequence MSGRGPALGRAPARLLGPAAVAAVFLGLPLVALLARTPWTDFLSRLTDPAVLDALRLSLVTSLAAIALVSVVGVPLAWTLARVDFPGRSLVRALVIVPLVLPPVVGGVALLSAFGRRGLVGGPLYDATGISIPFTTVAVVVAHAFVALPFFVLSVEGALRAADREYDVVAATLGASRWTTFRRVGLPLAGPGLLAGLVLGWARALGEFGATITFAGNYPGTTRTMPSAIYVALQSDQDAALVLSVILMVVSVAILALLRERWFDQAVQGAVRT encoded by the coding sequence GTGAGCGGTCGCGGACCGGCGCTCGGCCGCGCACCGGCGCGGCTGCTGGGGCCCGCGGCGGTCGCCGCGGTGTTCCTCGGCCTGCCGCTGGTGGCGCTGCTGGCCCGCACGCCGTGGACCGACTTCCTCTCCCGGCTCACCGACCCGGCGGTGCTCGACGCGCTGCGGCTCTCGCTGGTGACCTCGCTGGCCGCGATCGCGCTGGTCAGCGTGGTCGGGGTGCCGCTGGCCTGGACGCTGGCGCGCGTCGACTTCCCCGGCCGGTCCCTGGTCCGGGCGCTGGTGATCGTCCCCCTCGTCCTGCCGCCGGTCGTGGGCGGCGTCGCCCTGCTCTCGGCGTTCGGGCGCCGCGGGCTGGTCGGCGGGCCGCTGTACGACGCGACCGGGATCAGCATCCCGTTCACCACCGTCGCCGTAGTGGTGGCGCACGCGTTCGTGGCGCTGCCGTTCTTCGTGCTCAGTGTCGAGGGCGCCCTGCGGGCCGCCGACCGGGAGTACGACGTGGTGGCGGCCACCCTCGGCGCCAGCCGGTGGACGACGTTCCGCCGGGTCGGGCTGCCGCTGGCCGGACCCGGCCTGCTCGCCGGGCTGGTGCTCGGCTGGGCCCGGGCGCTCGGCGAGTTCGGCGCCACCATCACCTTCGCCGGCAACTACCCGGGCACCACCCGGACGATGCCGAGCGCGATCTACGTGGCGCTGCAGAGCGACCAGGACGCCGCCCTGGTGCTCAGCGTGATCCTGATGGTCGTCTCCGTCGCGATCCTCGCCCTGCTCCGGGAGCGCTGGTTCGACCAGGCCGTGCAGGGCGCGGTGCGCACGTGA
- the modA gene encoding molybdate ABC transporter substrate-binding protein: MRNRTAALALSLVATLALAGCGSGSAASGGTGSSARETGTLNVLAAASLTESFTSLAKDFEADHPGVDVKLAFDSSATLAEQVTQGAPADVLATADQDTMQTVVDAHGTQGDPTVFATNHLQLVVPPDNPAGITGFADIAKPGVKYVVCVDTAPCGKLAVKVLDATGITAEPASEEVDVKAVLSKVELDEADAGLVYATDAVAGGDKVRPVDIPTSDANLNTYPIAALSGAKKPQLAQDWVDLVTGSQGQKVLADAGFGKP, from the coding sequence ATGAGAAACCGCACCGCCGCACTCGCCCTGTCCCTGGTCGCCACCCTGGCCCTCGCGGGCTGCGGTTCCGGCTCGGCGGCGTCGGGCGGCACCGGCAGCAGCGCCCGGGAGACCGGCACCCTGAACGTCCTGGCCGCCGCGTCCCTCACCGAGTCGTTCACCTCGCTCGCGAAGGACTTCGAGGCCGACCACCCCGGCGTCGACGTCAAGCTCGCCTTCGACTCCAGCGCGACGCTGGCCGAGCAGGTCACCCAGGGCGCACCGGCCGACGTGCTGGCCACCGCCGACCAGGACACCATGCAGACCGTCGTGGACGCCCACGGCACCCAGGGCGACCCGACCGTCTTCGCCACCAACCACCTGCAGCTCGTGGTCCCACCGGACAACCCCGCCGGCATCACCGGGTTCGCGGACATCGCCAAGCCCGGCGTGAAGTACGTCGTGTGCGTGGACACCGCGCCGTGCGGCAAGCTCGCCGTCAAGGTGCTGGACGCGACCGGCATCACCGCCGAGCCGGCCAGCGAGGAGGTCGACGTGAAGGCGGTGCTCAGCAAGGTGGAGCTCGACGAGGCCGACGCCGGGCTGGTCTACGCGACCGACGCGGTCGCCGGCGGCGACAAGGTGAGGCCCGTCGACATCCCGACCTCCGACGCGAACCTCAACACCTACCCGATCGCGGCGCTGAGCGGCGCGAAGAAGCCGCAGCTCGCCCAGGACTGGGTCGACCTGGTCACGGGCAGCCAGGGCCAGAAGGTGCTCGCCGACGCCGGCTTCGGGAAGCCGTGA
- a CDS encoding TOBE domain-containing protein — translation MSTYRVAEAAGVLGVSNDTLRRWIDAGRVDAAAGEDGRTRIAGTDLAALAKSLADGAEGFGHVSRATAVSARNRMRGIVTAVKKDTVMAQVEMVCGPYRLVSLMSAEAADDLRLEPGVLAIASVKSTNVVVELP, via the coding sequence GTGAGCACCTACCGAGTTGCCGAGGCCGCGGGGGTGCTGGGGGTCAGCAACGACACGCTGCGCCGGTGGATCGACGCCGGACGGGTCGACGCCGCCGCCGGCGAGGACGGCAGGACCCGGATCGCCGGGACCGACCTGGCCGCCCTGGCCAAGAGCCTGGCCGACGGGGCGGAGGGGTTCGGGCACGTCAGCCGGGCCACCGCGGTCAGCGCCCGCAACCGGATGCGCGGGATCGTCACCGCCGTGAAGAAGGACACCGTGATGGCCCAGGTCGAGATGGTCTGCGGGCCCTACCGCCTGGTCTCCCTGATGAGCGCGGAGGCCGCCGACGACCTGCGCCTCGAGCCCGGCGTCCTGGCCATCGCCTCCGTCAAGTCCACCAACGTCGTCGTGGAGCTGCCATGA
- a CDS encoding TIGR03557 family F420-dependent LLM class oxidoreductase produces MTRYGYTLMTEQSGPREIVRYAAGAEEAGFDFEVMSDHYSPWLAEQGHAAYAWSMLGAVTQVTERVELMTYVTCPIMRYHPAVVAQKAATIGLLSDGRFTLGLGAGENLNEHVVGRGWPGANTRHEMFGEAIEIIRRLLDGGYVNYVGEHFRVDSAKVWDLPEQRVPIGVAVSGDQSIEKFAPLVDHLIAVEPDRDLVAKWDDTVTGRESRKIGQLPICWDTDRARAVERAHEQFRWFGGGWKVNAELPGPAGFAGATQFVRPEDVAASIPCGPDLDGIVEAVAAFTAAGFTDVALVQIGDENQQEFLDVAARDLLPALRAS; encoded by the coding sequence ATGACGAGGTACGGATACACGCTGATGACCGAGCAGTCGGGTCCGCGGGAGATCGTGCGGTACGCCGCCGGCGCCGAGGAGGCCGGCTTCGACTTCGAGGTGATGAGCGACCACTACTCGCCCTGGCTGGCCGAGCAGGGGCACGCGGCGTACGCGTGGAGCATGCTCGGGGCGGTCACCCAGGTGACCGAGCGGGTCGAGCTGATGACCTACGTGACCTGCCCGATCATGCGGTACCACCCGGCCGTGGTCGCCCAGAAGGCCGCCACGATCGGCCTCCTCAGCGACGGCCGCTTCACGCTGGGCCTCGGGGCGGGGGAGAACCTCAACGAGCACGTCGTGGGACGGGGGTGGCCGGGGGCGAACACCCGGCACGAGATGTTCGGCGAGGCGATCGAGATCATCCGCCGGCTGCTCGACGGCGGCTACGTCAACTACGTGGGCGAGCACTTCCGGGTCGACTCCGCGAAGGTCTGGGACCTGCCCGAGCAGCGGGTGCCGATCGGGGTCGCGGTCTCCGGCGACCAGTCCATCGAGAAGTTCGCACCGCTCGTGGACCACCTGATCGCGGTCGAGCCCGACCGGGACCTCGTCGCGAAGTGGGACGACACCGTCACCGGGCGGGAGAGCCGCAAGATCGGTCAGCTCCCGATCTGCTGGGACACCGACCGGGCCCGCGCGGTGGAGCGCGCCCACGAGCAGTTCCGCTGGTTCGGCGGTGGCTGGAAGGTCAACGCCGAGCTGCCCGGGCCCGCGGGCTTCGCCGGAGCCACCCAGTTCGTGCGGCCCGAGGACGTGGCGGCCTCGATCCCGTGCGGCCCGGACCTCGACGGGATCGTCGAGGCCGTCGCGGCGTTCACGGCGGCCGGGTTCACCGACGTGGCGCTCGTCCAGATCGGCGACGAGAACCAGCAGGAGTTCCTCGACGTCGCCGCCCGGGACCTGCTGCCGGCCCTGCGGGCTAGCTGA